The following nucleotide sequence is from Nitrospira sp..
AACACCTGTTTGTGTCCATTGACCAGAATATCGTTGACGGTATGATCCGCCAACAACGGTTCCAGGGGCCCCAGCCCGAGCACCTCGTGAAGGATATCCTGCGTGACCTGGGCCCGCTCCCGCTGATTGAGAGGCACCGACTCTTGCTGCAAAAGCTGCTCGATGAGCTTGGTCAGCTGCTCCACGACGGCCGCGTGCGACATCGCGCTGATAGCGTTCAAATCCAACATCTCAATGACGCGCTGATGAAGACGATCCTTCAACTCATGATGTTGAAACCCGGCTTCCGCACTGTTCATGGATTTCATCGTCAACATAATGTATGGCGCCTTCCTTCGAATTCGTTGAGAGCACTATTCTGCCTGCTATCAGACAGCGGATGGTTTGCGCCCAGGTTCCAAGCCCAAGGTCGAGAAACAACGGCCTAAGAATGAGGGCTTCTTCTCTGCCCCATTTCGAGGATCAGGCCGTCCGGCGTGCGAGGTGTCACCGATGAGAGACTCACTCCCTCGCAAATACCACTGACCTATGGACGACCGCGATGCCATAATGCTCAGAGGCTTGCCATGGTTGATTGCTTCGCTGGCTGTCCCATAATCATTCGGGATCAATCCAGCTATTGACATCCCCAAAAGGTCTTCGGTCTCACCCAAGAACTCCTTCTGGTCACTGACATAACGATTAACTACCACCCCCATCTTTCCCGGTGGGTAGCTCGCTGTGCGCAACACTTCTAGCAGCCGCTTGGTTCGGCGAATGGCGGGCAATGACAGTGTGGTCACGACGATGATCTGATCCGAACAATCCAATGCCTCCTTGACCGCCGGATCTAGCACATGTCCGCAATCGACGAGCACATGTCGATGCATGGCACGCAAGATACCGATCACCCGCATCGTGCTGCCAGGCATATGCAGCATTTCCTCAAAGCCTTCATAGCCCGAGGGGAGTAGCTGGAGACCGGACCCATGCGAGACCAACGTACTCTTGACGATTGTCTCATCCAACCTGGAAATATCTTTTGAGAGATGTTTCAGCCCTTGCGTCGTGCGCAAATCCAAAAACATACCGAGATCTCCCCCGAGCAGATCGAGATCCATCAACGCGACAGGCTCCTGTTGGTTCATCTGCTGCACCGACATTGCCAGGTTTGTGGCCACAGTGCTCGTACCTACGCCCCCTCTCGCACCGATCACCGCGACCACCCTTCCGGACTGCCGATGCACATCGGACACTCGACAGGCGAAGCGCTCCTCAAAGCGTGTCAGTGCCGATTCAACCTCTTGGCGAGTCAAAGGCTGTGGCAAGAATTCCTTCACCCCAACCCGGAAGGCCTCCAAAAGAACTTGTGGATCGGTCCGCGAGGCCGTTAGAAACACTTCAAGATTCGGCGATACGTTCAACAATTCACGAATATGGGCGAATGTCTGTTGCGGGCGGAGTTCGTCCAATTCAAGCAGCAGCATGTCGGCAGCACCTGTGCACTGCCCCTTCGACACCAGGTAGTCGCGACGACGCGAGACAATCTCTTCAAACGTTTGCCGCGACGCGGCAGTTCGACAGTCGATCGACACTGCAATCAGTCGAGCCATACGAGATCTGCTCCTCTTTGAATACGCAACCTATTCAACCAGACCAGGTAACGTGGTGAAGACCCCGAACGACGGACCTCCCCCCACTCCCCCCCCCTGGAAGAGGGGACACGAGACATTCCCAGTAATCAGATGATTCGGCGGCCCCTGCACATTCGTGATGCGAATATTGGCATACCCGACGATCGGAATCGCGCCGCTCGGGCTACAGTCACCCCCTTGATACACCGGCACCAAGGCGTCCCAATAACCTGTTCCGGCACTCCGAAGAATGAATAGGTTAGTGAGTGCATTCCACGTTGGGTTACTCAATGTTCCGTTCGTAAATTCTATGTGTGTCACGCCTGCCGTCGTGGGCGGCACCTGGTAACTTCCATCGATCATGCCATTGATGATAGTTCTCATCGCCATGTCATTGGAGGGAGTTTGCAGAAATGTCGTAAACCCGGCGCACGACTGTGGTGTGCCATTGCTGGGATACAATTGAATACTGTCCCCACAACCGAACTGGCTGAAGAACAACTCGGAAATAGCCACCGGCAGATCCAACGCACCCAACGGGGTGGAGCCGATGGCCGCTAACTCTGCCGTTGCGGCTGCACTCACATTCACACTCGACATACCGACGACGTTGGCCAGGAACGTGCTGATCGGACCATTCGCGCTGCCGTCTCGGTGCGTGACGACTCTGACAGATCGAGGTTGGTTGGCCGTCGGCGTAAAAGTCCGCGTCGCGGAATTCCATAGCCCGATCTGCACGTCGGCCGCGTTCACAGATACACTGACCGCCGCCGCCTGATTCAACGCACTCGTCGCCTGAGCCGCAGCCACAATGGCAGCCTGATCTCCTCCCGTCAGCGTATAGTTCGCCATTTGATCGGGCGTCATTCCTTCATAGGCGATGCCCAACGCCCTGGCACCAGCCAATGCAGCAGCGTCTGCGGCATTTTGAAGCTCGTTTCGGGCCACGAGTGCATGACCAATATCGATAGCGGCAGCTCCCATCGCCAGCAACACTGTGAGCGTAACCGCTACCATGACTGCCGCCGCTCCACGCGAATTCTTGAGCGGCGCCATGATCTGGTTTGCGTACAGGCTGAGCATGGAGACATTCCTTTGTTGATGCAGTGTCTTATTCATGACGCATGGTCGTTGCCATCGTGATCGGCAAGGGGCTTGGCAAACCCAATAGGGTGGGGATATAGGGGATCAACCAGGAATAGTTATAGGTTGCCGTGACCGTCAACGTCGCAGGGTTCGCGCCACCGGCCCCTGACACAGTAATGGTGACATCTGCCACGTTAATCCCTGTCCCGGCCAGGTAATTTGTCGTGATCGTCGTGATATCGCCTGATGTCGGCTTGGGAGAAACCTGCACGATCCCCGCGCGTGCCCCCTCCCGGCTAGCGTTGGTCACGACCTCACGTCCATACATGATCATGCCGAATTCGATAATGCTGAAGAGGATTGTCAGGAGCACTGGCAGTAGGAGGGCAAATTCCGCTGCCACTACGCCACGCTCATCCAGCTTTTGCATGAAATCCATCCTCATCGTGGGCTACTTGGTTTGCACCCCGCTTGCCACGGCCGACCGAGTGAACTCCGCATCCGGCTTCTCAAAATTCTTCCGATACGCTTCCATCGCCGTGGCGCTCACCTTTCCATCCTGGCCCTCGACCGGATCGAGTTGCTCGCCGGCAGCGGGGTTCAAAACTTGCTGCGCTCGCATGTTTTGATAGGCCACACCCCAATTCGGACTGATCGTCGTGGGAGCGCAAGCTCCGACCGATACACCAACCACCATCCCCACCACCGTTCTGGTCATCATGTTCATTGAGATCTCCTTCCTCCAATCCATGTCATGCACGACTGAATTATGGGACGATGTGTCCGAATTGTCCCTCCATGGCAGCCGCCCGTCCCACGCGGTTAGAAAGCATTTCAGCGGCCGGCGATCGCTGCCCAGCCTTGCCACCAAATCCGCCCTTTTCAGAAAACCCCAACAGGTAGAACTCAAAGTCGTTTGGCTCCACATAGTAATCGGTCGGCAGCGTCTGTGCCGTCAGATCCAATGGTTTCACGAGGTGCGGGGTTACAATGATCACGAGTTCTGTTTCATTTTTCTGAAACGAACTGCTGCGGAACAATGCACCCAGAATAGGAATTTCACCCAGGAAGGGAACCTTCTTCACCGACTCACGAACATTGTCTCGCATCAGCCCACCGATGGCGAAACTTTGTCCGTCCGCCAGTTCAATGGTGGTTGCGGCCCGTCTCGTCGTAATAGCCGGCACAAGAAATCCTTGCAGGCGTAACGCATTCTGGAAGTCCAGCTCCGAAACCTCTGGCGCCACATTCAAACTGATATGCTTGCTATTCATGATGTTGGGGGTAAACACCAAGCCCACCCCGAATTTCTTGAATTGAACCGTCACCAATCCAAAGGCCTGAGGAACAGGAATGGGAAACTCGCCGCCGGCTAGAAAAGCCGCCTCCTGCCCATTCAAGGCGACGAGAGTGGGCTTCGCCAATACCTTGATGAGGTTTTCTTCCTTGAGTGCATCAACCAGCCCAGTCCATGAAATGCTGCCCGTATCGAACCCAAATACTCCTTGGATCGCCGAGGTCACCGCAGTGGTGACGGTAGCCGCGCCACCTCCTACGCCGGGATTTGTGAAGTTTGTCAGAGTCGTTAATCCGCCAAGGACCGAGACGCCGAACTCGTTCGGACCGATAGCACTGAAATTGACTCCCAGCCGCTTGATCAACTCTCGATTCATTTCAGCCACACGGACTTCAAGCATGACCTGTTGCACGCCACCGACCTGCAATGCATTTACGACCTTTTTAGGGGCATACGCTTCCGCGATACTCATGGCCCTACCCAGGTTATTGGCATTCGAGGCCGTGCCGGAGAGGGTAATGTGATCGTGGCTAGAGGTGACCAGAATGCCCTTTTCTTCCGGCAACGCTTGGTGAAGGTTTTCCTTCAAGCGGGTCAAATCTGGACCAATGACCACGTCATAGACACCCATCATCTTGTCGTTCTCGTTCCAAAGCGTCAGGTTTGTCACCCCTGTTGCCTTGCCCGTCACATAGATCTGAGTCGGAGACAATACCACGGTGTCCGCTACCTCCGGGTTCGCCAGGGAGGCCCGCTTGATTGCCGTAGGCAAGTCCAGTACCTTGGACTTGCCTAACGTCAACTCCAATTTATGAATCTCGCGCTGGTCCATCGAACCGCCCACTGGAGTGGCCACCACAGGTTCCTCAGCATATGTTGTCGGCGCCCCACACATCCCCAACAGCAATCCCACAGCTATGACCGTGCCACGTTGTATCATTGAGATGGTCCTCCAGAATCGTTTCCACACTCAGTGCTCACTGCATTGATCACCTTCAGAACTTAACCGCATTCACGGCCGTCCCTTTAATCACTTCCACGGTAACCGTCTGCACGTCCGGTGCAGGGTTGCCGATGGGCTCTGGATATACCTTCAGAAAGTTGAGGACACGCTTTGGAGCGTACGCTTCGGCCACAGCCAATACTTGACTAAGTCGTGCTTCACTCGATACCGTGCCGGAAATCGCGACGTGGTCATGTGTTCCCTTCAGTCGAAGGTTAGTCTCATCAGGCAACAGCTCTCCGAGCTGTTGCGTCAATCGGGCCAGATCGATTCCGACGTCCAAGTCGAACACCGCGAGCACCTGGTCGTCCTTGCCCCACAACGTCAGATTGGTAGTGCCATACCCTTTACCAGTGACATAGATCTGCTTCGGACTAAGGACGATGGCATCGGCAATTTGAGGATCGGCCAAGGAAGCGCGCTTGATCGCCACAGGCATATCCACCACCGTCGATTTCCCAACAACCAGCGCCACTTGCTGTGTATCCGGAACCTTCGCCGATTGATATATGCCTTCTGTCGCTGCTATGGCCACCTCCCCTGCCACCACAAGCCCGCCGATGACCAGCATCCTTACGAACCGAATGGCACCCGCATTATGCGAATTCGTCATCTTCATCACCGTGCCTCCATAAATCCTAAAACTTGAGTTCCTTTCGGACATCTCCCTTAATGACTTCTATTCGAATACTCCCATCGTCTTCGACTTTCGGTTTGGCGGACTGTTTCGGACGGAAGGAACTTAAGAGGGTCCCGACATTGGCGCCCTTCGTCAGTACATGCTCTTTGTTAAGCGGATTCCTCAGAGCCAGCCGTAGCCGTCCCTGGGTCGAAGCAAGCGCCAACTTTTCAGCTTCTTCCACATCAACTTCGACCGTAATGACCTGCACCTGCTTGGGCTCTTCGTCCTTGCCCTTTCGCTCCATCTGCGTTCCCGCGGCCAGCACCTTCACATTCTCCAAAATCATCTTTGAAATTGAATTCGCCTGCTTCCCACCGGGCGGCTCAATGGTCACCATGACATCGACATGATCACCCGGCTTGATGAACCCGGCCACCCCGATAACATCATCAACCTTCACCGACATCGCCCGCTTGTGAGGATCAGTGACTGCCGCCACCCCTCCGCTCGTTGTGCCAATCGGCGCGAGTTTTGACTCCAGAACCAACTCGTTTCGTTTAAGGTCCACCAAAAGGACGCGATCCCTAATGACCTCTGCACTCGTAAAGTGTCCTTCCGGTACCGCGCCCGGTACAAATTCCATCAACTGCGTCATTTCTGGCGTCAGCTTGGTGCCCCACGACAAATCTGCATTGGCGACCAGCACGTGAACATTTGTGGTTATCGGAAGAGGCGCGGCCATTAAGCGGTTTTTTTCGTTCTGCAACCAGGTAAACACCAAGCCGCTGGTGATTAATCCAAGCACCATCGCCATACCAAAAAATACCAAGGGCCGATACCGCTTCATCGTGCTCTCTCCTCTTCAAGCCGTAACATCTACGCCCATTCTTGCCTGGACACCCACACGCAACCCTGCATGCTTGAGTCTAGCCAAATTCTCGGATAGGCCTACCCACCAAAAGGGCGAAACCCTAGGTGAAAAAGTAGGGTGCCGCCAGCAATCGCCAGCCCATACCGCAGGCGGAAGGGAAGCATGAGATCCAATGTCCACGCCTTGCCTCCGACCGAGACGGCTCCCTGCATGGCAGAAACAAGTTTTCGGCTCGCACCGACAACTCCCCACTGGTAGTACATGGCTCCCAAGGCATAAACGCCGCCAACCATTAGGGCCAGGACTCCGGAAACGACAGCACCGTACGGGCCGATAAAGGCGCCGACGGCAGCCATCAGCTTCACATCACCCGCCCCGATGCTTCCGGATACATACAAGACCATGAAGAGAGCCCAACCTGCCCCAAGTCCTGTCAGGCTGAACATTAGCCCTTGTCCCCCACTAAACCAGGTATGCACGATCAGCGCGAATACCATCGCGGGGAAAGTCAAGGAATTCGGGATCCGAGAAGAGCGCAGGTCGGTCCACATGGCCGTGACCAGGACTCCTGTAAGTGCTGCGGCTACGATTTCCGCCATCATAGGATTCGCCCTTCCTGTACCATCTGATTCATTAAGGAGAAGGGTGCCTTGGCCCGACATTCACCCCAAATCCTGTGCATCGCCCTTCAGCATCGGCCTCACATTGGTGTCCTTTTCCGAGATGGAGCACCAACACGGTTGGCCCGGCCATCGCCGGGCCAACCCTAGACTCTCCCAATTAGCTAATAGCAGCAGTCGCGTTGTTCAGTGCGGTAATAATGGCGCCGCCAAGACCCGTCACCGCCGCGGCCATCAATACCGTAATCAATCCAACTAAGAGCGCATATTCCGCAGCCGACGCACCCTCTTCTTCCATCACAAACCGACGAATCGCATTCATCATGGCTGTTTTTCCTTTCCTACGTGTTCCATGAATAGAAATGGTTCTATGGTCTTCTGTTCGTTCTGCGGCTCCGACTCTTCCGGCACGACCCATCGAACCAATCGGGAATTCCTCACCTCCTTCACCCGGGTGGTCGCCGCCAAATCTCGTCACCGCATGGACACAGGACATTGCAATCAATCCGCCAACCACACAGTCGCTCACAACTGCTTGTGATTCCGAACCATTCGTGGGCAATGCCTCTCAGTCTGCGGCATACAGGCCTCAGGCAACTGGTCGCATTCCTCCCTTCCCCTGCGGCTCACTGACCGCATGTCAGGGTGTAACGGCCACACTGCCCATCTTCCGGAAGCAGAAATACTGATTTGTTTGACCATCCCGCACGCTTCACGTAATGCTGATCTAGTCTTGTTTCGTACATAGCCCGGCAGAAAGGGATCCGCATGTTTACTTCAAAGCTAGGCAAGCTTCTGATCATTGTTGGGTTACTCGCACAAGCTTGTGTTGTGACGAGCTGCGCGGGCACAAAGGAACCACCAACTGGGCTCATTGACATGACGGAGTATCGGAAGGTGGTCGACCAGCAGAAGAGCGAACAGGCTATGACGGCAGGGCAAGACTCATCAGGCCAAGAAATGACACCTGAAGAACACGAGCACGCAGGTGACATGGATATGCAACACCGCAATTATCCTCTGGCCGGCCTTCACTACGACAAGGCACTACGGGGAGACCCGACACGAAACGGCGTACGCCTTAAACTTGGACACCTTTATTTGCAGCAAGGCATGTTTGAAGCCGCGCTGGCACAGTTCCAGAATTTACGGGCTCAAGATCCCAATTCGGCCGTAGCTCATCGAGGTATTGGATATGCCTTCCTCATGCAACACAAATGGCGGGATGCCGAGGAAGCCCTCACCAAGGCCATTATCCTGGCCCCCTCCGACTGGCTCTCACAGAACCTACTCGGTCTTACGTATGACCAAGAGCAACGGTACAGCGAAGCCATTACCGCCTATAAAGCCGCATTGGCTTTAAACCCACGCGAACCAGGAGTGCTCAACAACCTCGGACTCGCCTATGCCTTGAATGGCGATCATGATGCCGCGATCCATGCCTACGAGCAGGCAGTGGCAACCGGCGCTGCATCGCCCAAACTGCACAATAATCTGGGCATTGCCTATGCCCATCGCGGGCGGTACGCCGAAGCGCTGAGCGCTTTCAAAAAGGCAACCGATGAGCCTCACGCCTATAACAATCTCGGAGTTGTGCTCTTAAACATGGGGAACACAAGGCAAGCGGAATCCTGCTTCCAAAAGGCGATCGAACTGAACCCTCAGTTCTACGAAAAGGCCAGCGAAAACCTGCGCCGAGCACGGCAAATGCTCACGAATGCGGGCGAACAGCCGTCTGCGCCCAATATCCTAGCCCCCACATCATGCCCATAAACATCAGTGCGTAGACGACTGACCTTGGAGCAACCGCCGGAGAAGAGATAGACACGCCTTGTTCAATCCATAGACAGTAACGGTCGAAGGGCTGGTCATAGACGTCAGCCATCCCCATTCCACCAAACCATCCAGTGTGCTCTGAACCTGTCTTGTACTGACCTCTACCCCTTCAGGTTGGAGCCACCATTTCTCTACCCCCACGACTGTATCCTTCGCATCCGGATGAGAGCAGAGGTATCCCAGGATAAGCCACGCCACAACATTGTTCTGCTCAGGTTGACCCAACATGTTCACCCCTGACGTGTATAGGAGCAATATGAGTACCTGATACGTCTTCACCTTAAGTACACGCCGGTACGCCGATCTCAGTATCGGCGGACGCGAAGCGCGGCACTTCCCCCTCAGGGGGACCAACCCTACGCGGCAGAAAACTCGCGCCGATCCAACCCATGCTTATGCAAGAGACGCTGAAAGGCTCGACGCTCTTTCTTGGCAACTCGAGCAGCCTGTGAAACGTTCCCATGATGTACCGACAGCAGCTCACACAGATACGTCCGCTCGAATTCTTCGATCACTTTCATTTTCATCTTCTGAAAGCCGGACTCCTCAAAAACCTTTTCTCGTGCTAACAAGATCATGGTCGGCCCCGCAGCCTCAGGTTGTCCGCCATCGGGCAAATCAAAGTCATGGGCCTGAAGTACATCCCCCGCGGCTATAACTACGGCACGTTGAACTACACCTTCCAACTCCCTCACATTTCCCGGCCAAGAGTATCCAAGCAGTGTTGCTTTGGCTGAAGCTCCCAATTCGAGATGTCCCCTACCGAATTCTTTCGCGTGAATCCTTAAAAAATGCGTTGCCAGTAGGAGAATGTCCTCTTTCCGGTCGCGCAAAGAAGGCACTTGTACTGCGAGCACATTCAGTCGGTGGAATAAGTCTTCTCTAAAGTGACGCTGTTCAACCAAGTGACGTAAATTCGTATTGCTGGCCGCTACGATTTTCACGTCCACCCGCTGAGTCCTGGTCGAGCCCACTGGCCGAAATTCTTGATCTTGCAACACCCTCAGAAGCTTGCTCTGGACCGTCAGGTTGAGAGAGTTGATTTCATCGAGAAACAACGTCCCGCCGTTGGCCGCTTGGAATAATCCGGCCTTCTCACTCGATGCACCGGTGAAGGCACCTTTGCTATGACCGAACAGCTCGCTTTCGATCAGATGATCCGGAAGAGCGGCACAATTGACGGGAACGAACGGATTCCCTCGTCGTTCACTCGTATAGTGGATGGCTCGTGCAAAGAGTTCTTTCCCTGTTCCCGTCTCTCCCGTTATCAACACTGTTGATTTGGCTACGCTCAGCATCGGGATCATGCCAGTTGCTTGCAGAAAACACTTGCTTGTTCCGATTAATGTTTTTTCCCAGCTGTGCATACCATGTCCTCCCGAGGTTTCTACAACATCTCCGAGGTCGTGACGACTGTCCGGGCTGGTATAGGGCTCCTGCTCCACCTTCACAAGGCCAGTGCACGGCAGGATAGGGTGCTGCCTCCACAATAGCTATCCGTCACTCGTAGGGATCTGGTCCGTCTGTTCGGGGGGATTGCAGCAATGCGCCTGACGACAGGACAATCCCTCACTTCGAACACACTCGCGCGGGGCTGGTCTGAGAGACTAGACGCCAGAAGGAGTCCTAATGAGAGGGTATGAACGCACTACGATAGTTCTCTCTAGGTCGATGCTATGGCGAACGCTTGCCGTGGTAGGGCTCGCCACAACATGCTTCATTCTGATGCTCCCTGTAGCCATATCACCAGCGAGAGTGAGTGACGTGTCTGACTCGCCTATAGTCGCGACAGTTGGAAATCACTCGATTACACTGGTCGAAGCTGAACGGCAAGTGGCACTCGCACTTTACCAGCTTGATCAGCAACGCACACAACTCCTCCTGTTTGCGGTGCAACAACTCATTGATTCAGAACTGTTGCAGGTTGAAGCAGCGCGGACGGGAAAATCCATAGAACAACTGTTAGGTATTCCACGTAGCTCCATCGATGCGGGTCATTTCTCTCCTGCACCCACTCAAGCCCACGCATTCGACAATGCAAACGCGCTATCACAGCGACGGCAAGCCTTGCTGGCATCACTACGACGACAAACTTCGGTCCACCTGAGCCTTCCACGAATCACCGAGCCGGTGTTAGCTGTCTCTACCGATGATGATCCCTCGGTGGGCCCGGCGAGCGCACCGGTGACAATTGTTGAGTTTTCTGACTTTCAATGTCCGTTCTGCAAACAAAGTGCACAGGTAGTGAAGCAACTCCTCCGCACGTATGGACAAAGAGTCCGGTTCGTGTATCGAGATTACCCGGCACCAAATCATAGGCATGCGAAGCATGCTGCCGAGGCAGCTCAATGCGCAGCTGCCCAGGGAAAGTTCTGGGCCTACCATGACCTCCTCTTTGAATACCAAAAACCTGGCGCAGGATGGGACTTCTACGGGCTCGCTCAGGAGGCTTCGCTCGATGTAGATGTCTTTTCTCGTTGCCTAGACACCCATCAATACGCATCTGAAGTGGAGAGTGACTTTCGAGACGCTCTGAATCTGGGCGTCATGAACACGCCCACATTCTTTGTCAACGGGCGTCCTCTTATCGGAGCACGATCATTTAACGAATTCCAGACGCTGATCGACCAAGCTCTTGCGGAACCTCACTGACATCTCCCCGAAAACAACGGACAACGAGAGTAGAATGCCGGCTGGAGCGGGCCTCGCCAAAAGAAGTGAATCGATGAAGCGGTCAAAATTCACCGAAGAGCAGATTGTCTATCCCCTTTGCCAGGCCGAATCCGGCCCCCGTCATCAACCTCTGTCGGCAGC
It contains:
- a CDS encoding P-loop NTPase, producing MARLIAVSIDCRTAASRQTFEEIVSRRRDYLVSKGQCTGAADMLLLELDELRPQQTFAHIRELLNVSPNLEVFLTASRTDPQVLLEAFRVGVKEFLPQPLTRQEVESALTRFEERFACRVSDVHRQSGRVVAVIGARGGVGTSTVATNLAMSVQQMNQQEPVALMDLDLLGGDLGMFLDLRTTQGLKHLSKDISRLDETIVKSTLVSHGSGLQLLPSGYEGFEEMLHMPGSTMRVIGILRAMHRHVLVDCGHVLDPAVKEALDCSDQIIVVTTLSLPAIRRTKRLLEVLRTASYPPGKMGVVVNRYVSDQKEFLGETEDLLGMSIAGLIPNDYGTASEAINHGKPLSIMASRSSIGQWYLRGSESLIGDTSHAGRPDPRNGAEKKPSFLGRCFSTLGLEPGRKPSAV
- a CDS encoding pilus assembly protein, whose protein sequence is MLSLYANQIMAPLKNSRGAAAVMVAVTLTVLLAMGAAAIDIGHALVARNELQNAADAAALAGARALGIAYEGMTPDQMANYTLTGGDQAAIVAAAQATSALNQAAAVSVSVNAADVQIGLWNSATRTFTPTANQPRSVRVVTHRDGSANGPISTFLANVVGMSSVNVSAAATAELAAIGSTPLGALDLPVAISELFFSQFGCGDSIQLYPSNGTPQSCAGFTTFLQTPSNDMAMRTIINGMIDGSYQVPPTTAGVTHIEFTNGTLSNPTWNALTNLFILRSAGTGYWDALVPVYQGGDCSPSGAIPIVGYANIRITNVQGPPNHLITGNVSCPLFQGGGVGGGPSFGVFTTLPGLVE
- a CDS encoding pilus assembly protein; amino-acid sequence: MQKLDERGVVAAEFALLLPVLLTILFSIIEFGMIMYGREVVTNASREGARAGIVQVSPKPTSGDITTITTNYLAGTGINVADVTITVSGAGGANPATLTVTATYNYSWLIPYIPTLLGLPSPLPITMATTMRHE
- a CDS encoding type II and III secretion system protein family protein, which produces MIQRGTVIAVGLLLGMCGAPTTYAEEPVVATPVGGSMDQREIHKLELTLGKSKVLDLPTAIKRASLANPEVADTVVLSPTQIYVTGKATGVTNLTLWNENDKMMGVYDVVIGPDLTRLKENLHQALPEEKGILVTSSHDHITLSGTASNANNLGRAMSIAEAYAPKKVVNALQVGGVQQVMLEVRVAEMNRELIKRLGVNFSAIGPNEFGVSVLGGLTTLTNFTNPGVGGGAATVTTAVTSAIQGVFGFDTGSISWTGLVDALKEENLIKVLAKPTLVALNGQEAAFLAGGEFPIPVPQAFGLVTVQFKKFGVGLVFTPNIMNSKHISLNVAPEVSELDFQNALRLQGFLVPAITTRRAATTIELADGQSFAIGGLMRDNVRESVKKVPFLGEIPILGALFRSSSFQKNETELVIIVTPHLVKPLDLTAQTLPTDYYVEPNDFEFYLLGFSEKGGFGGKAGQRSPAAEMLSNRVGRAAAMEGQFGHIVP
- a CDS encoding pilus assembly protein N-terminal domain-containing protein, whose protein sequence is MKMTNSHNAGAIRFVRMLVIGGLVVAGEVAIAATEGIYQSAKVPDTQQVALVVGKSTVVDMPVAIKRASLADPQIADAIVLSPKQIYVTGKGYGTTNLTLWGKDDQVLAVFDLDVGIDLARLTQQLGELLPDETNLRLKGTHDHVAISGTVSSEARLSQVLAVAEAYAPKRVLNFLKVYPEPIGNPAPDVQTVTVEVIKGTAVNAVKF
- the cpaB gene encoding Flp pilus assembly protein CpaB; translation: MKRYRPLVFFGMAMVLGLITSGLVFTWLQNEKNRLMAAPLPITTNVHVLVANADLSWGTKLTPEMTQLMEFVPGAVPEGHFTSAEVIRDRVLLVDLKRNELVLESKLAPIGTTSGGVAAVTDPHKRAMSVKVDDVIGVAGFIKPGDHVDVMVTIEPPGGKQANSISKMILENVKVLAAGTQMERKGKDEEPKQVQVITVEVDVEEAEKLALASTQGRLRLALRNPLNKEHVLTKGANVGTLLSSFRPKQSAKPKVEDDGSIRIEVIKGDVRKELKF
- a CDS encoding prepilin peptidase, encoding MMAEIVAAALTGVLVTAMWTDLRSSRIPNSLTFPAMVFALIVHTWFSGGQGLMFSLTGLGAGWALFMVLYVSGSIGAGDVKLMAAVGAFIGPYGAVVSGVLALMVGGVYALGAMYYQWGVVGASRKLVSAMQGAVSVGGKAWTLDLMLPFRLRYGLAIAGGTLLFHLGFRPFGG
- a CDS encoding Flp family type IVb pilin, with product MMNAIRRFVMEEEGASAAEYALLVGLITVLMAAAVTGLGGAIITALNNATAAIS
- a CDS encoding tetratricopeptide repeat protein, translated to MFTSKLGKLLIIVGLLAQACVVTSCAGTKEPPTGLIDMTEYRKVVDQQKSEQAMTAGQDSSGQEMTPEEHEHAGDMDMQHRNYPLAGLHYDKALRGDPTRNGVRLKLGHLYLQQGMFEAALAQFQNLRAQDPNSAVAHRGIGYAFLMQHKWRDAEEALTKAIILAPSDWLSQNLLGLTYDQEQRYSEAITAYKAALALNPREPGVLNNLGLAYALNGDHDAAIHAYEQAVATGAASPKLHNNLGIAYAHRGRYAEALSAFKKATDEPHAYNNLGVVLLNMGNTRQAESCFQKAIELNPQFYEKASENLRRARQMLTNAGEQPSAPNILAPTSCP
- a CDS encoding sigma-54-dependent Fis family transcriptional regulator, which encodes MHSWEKTLIGTSKCFLQATGMIPMLSVAKSTVLITGETGTGKELFARAIHYTSERRGNPFVPVNCAALPDHLIESELFGHSKGAFTGASSEKAGLFQAANGGTLFLDEINSLNLTVQSKLLRVLQDQEFRPVGSTRTQRVDVKIVAASNTNLRHLVEQRHFREDLFHRLNVLAVQVPSLRDRKEDILLLATHFLRIHAKEFGRGHLELGASAKATLLGYSWPGNVRELEGVVQRAVVIAAGDVLQAHDFDLPDGGQPEAAGPTMILLAREKVFEESGFQKMKMKVIEEFERTYLCELLSVHHGNVSQAARVAKKERRAFQRLLHKHGLDRREFSAA
- a CDS encoding thioredoxin domain-containing protein → MALALYQLDQQRTQLLLFAVQQLIDSELLQVEAARTGKSIEQLLGIPRSSIDAGHFSPAPTQAHAFDNANALSQRRQALLASLRRQTSVHLSLPRITEPVLAVSTDDDPSVGPASAPVTIVEFSDFQCPFCKQSAQVVKQLLRTYGQRVRFVYRDYPAPNHRHAKHAAEAAQCAAAQGKFWAYHDLLFEYQKPGAGWDFYGLAQEASLDVDVFSRCLDTHQYASEVESDFRDALNLGVMNTPTFFVNGRPLIGARSFNEFQTLIDQALAEPH